The DNA segment TCCGGGACCACACCGTCGTTTCCGGGATTCCCACGCACGAAGCACAGTTAGTTGATATGAACGGTGACGGAAAGCTGGATATCGTCGGCAAGTCCTACGGTCCGGCCCACCACGTCGATGTCTGGTATCGGCACTGACACTGGAACGGGTTTCAACCCCGCACCCTGTCCTTAAATACGCAGCAGGTCGAACCCCGCTTCCGTCCACGCTTCCGAGTCGAGGACATCGAGCGTGTCAAAAATTACGCGGGTATCGAGGAGCGAACCGACCCGCTCCGGCGAAAGGTCTGCGAACTCATCGTGTGCTGTCGCCAGTACCGCCGCGTCTGCTCCGTCTAGAGCATCGGAAAGCGGTTCCAAATCGTACCGACTGTTCGATACATAGGGGTCACATAAACGGAGCGAAGTAGTATCTTGCCGGTCTGGTTCAAGACTGGGGGCCTCGCTCTCGGCGCCCACTATCGTCCGTGCAATCTCGAGTCCTGGGCTGTTCCTCGTATCGTCGACATTCCCTTTGTATGCGACGCCCAAGATAGCAATCGTCTTGTCGTCGAGCGGTCCCAGTTCCTCAGCGAGTCTGTCGACGACGTAATGTGGCATGCGCTGATTCACTTGCCTTGCCGTGTCGATCAGGTCAGTATTATCCGAATTAGCGCCCAAAAAGAACGGGTCTACAGGGAGGCAATGACCGCCGACACCCGGTCCAGGGTTTAGAATATCGACTCGTGGATGACTGTTCGCTAATTCGATTGCATCGCGTACATTAACTCCATAGTCTCTGGCTATGAGCGCTAAGGCGTTGGCGTACGCGATATTGACATCCCGGAACGCGTTCTGTACGAGTTTGACGAATTCAGCAGTTGTAGCGTCAGGGGCAACGTTGAGACTGCCCGTGGGAACCGCCTCATACAGGTTCTTGATTGCGGCAGTAGATGCACTGTCGTATCCGCCGAGGATCCGGTCGTTTGAACGTAATTCGGTGATCGCGTTCCCCGGGAGCATGGTTTCGGGGACGTATCCCAGTCCGATGTCTTCGCCGGGTTCTAATCCCGACTGAGAGAGTATCGGTGCAACCACTGTTGCCGTCGTGCTGGGGGGAACGGTCGACTCAAGGACGACGACATCGTTGGGGCGTAGCAACGAGCTGACAGTCTGGGAGGCTTCTTTGACGTATCGGAGATCAGCACTGCCGGCCGATTTGTCATACGGTGTCGGGACGCAGATAATGTGATATGCAGCCGGCACCGGCTCATCACTTATCGTCAGGCCCGAATCGATTGCCGCTCGGACATAGGATTCGAGTTGGTCTTCCGAAACATCTGGCTCGCCTCGTTTGAGTTGGCTGCGGACTCGGTCATCGGTATCGAATCCGACTACGTCGTGGCCGTTGTTCGCAAACAACGACGCAGTGGCCATCCCGATGTACCCGAGTCCGTGAACGCAGACTCTCATCGATAGCATTCTGGTCGTTTCACTACTCTGTTATATGTTGGATACTGGCATATAGACTGTTAGAATATTACGGCCACAGCTATCAGATAGTCCTTACTAGTGACCGCAACTCGTTGATGATCCCCCACTCGCTGCCAGCCTCCATCAACAAAACGGATACCGCGTATGTAGCCGCACCTACGACGACAAGCACCGCGAACTCTACGATTGGAATGACTGAGATCATCTCTTGTACCCACAGCACTACTGCGGCCATTGCCGCTGCCCCTGGAAGCGGGTAGGCGAACTCAATGGCTAACCGTTGGAGACTCCCCTCGACAGCAGCAGCAGCGAGATACATGTCCAAAGGCATCATAATGAATACGTACACACCCACGACTGTCGCCGCAACACCTGCAATCCCAAACTCGGTTGCGGCTGGGTATATCGGGATGGCGATGAGGCCGATAGTCAGCGCCTGTAGCTTGACCAGATAATCTTGGTTCCCAGTTGCACGCCAGACAGAGCCAAATGAAGCGATGTACCCGCGGATCAAGCCATAGATAGCGAGGATCTGCATCGGCAGGACCATCGGCAACCACTGCTCACCCAGAAACGCGAGGACAAACGGCTCAGCGACGACTGCGATGCCAACGGCCATCGGAGCGACCAAAAACGTCGACAGCCGAATCGTTCGGTAGAACCCGGCCCGTAGCGCTTCCATGTCGTCTTGGATCTTCGAATACGCCGGAAACGTAACGCGGGAAATCACATGTGTTACTTCGGTTGCAGGGGCGTTCGAGAGCCGATACGCGAATTGATAGAACCCGAGAGTTGCTGACCCCAACAGCCAGCCGACGAAGATGTCGTCACCCTCGTTGCTGATGTAGTTCAGGATACTTGAGCCAGTGATCCACTTCCCGTAGTCTATCATTTCACGCGCCAGGTCCGTATCGAAGGACGGCCACGGCCGGTACTCATGGAGCAGATACGAGAGCCCGAACCGGGCGACGTTTCGAGCTATATATGCAAATGCAAGGGCCCAAACTGTGGGGTTCACGAGCGCGT comes from the Haloarcula hispanica ATCC 33960 genome and includes:
- a CDS encoding nucleotide sugar dehydrogenase: MRVCVHGLGYIGMATASLFANNGHDVVGFDTDDRVRSQLKRGEPDVSEDQLESYVRAAIDSGLTISDEPVPAAYHIICVPTPYDKSAGSADLRYVKEASQTVSSLLRPNDVVVLESTVPPSTTATVVAPILSQSGLEPGEDIGLGYVPETMLPGNAITELRSNDRILGGYDSASTAAIKNLYEAVPTGSLNVAPDATTAEFVKLVQNAFRDVNIAYANALALIARDYGVNVRDAIELANSHPRVDILNPGPGVGGHCLPVDPFFLGANSDNTDLIDTARQVNQRMPHYVVDRLAEELGPLDDKTIAILGVAYKGNVDDTRNSPGLEIARTIVGAESEAPSLEPDRQDTTSLRLCDPYVSNSRYDLEPLSDALDGADAAVLATAHDEFADLSPERVGSLLDTRVIFDTLDVLDSEAWTEAGFDLLRI
- a CDS encoding lipopolysaccharide biosynthesis protein, which gives rise to MTRILNWLRSLASRIKTILTPEGGLLEQSVTGGIWLTALNISGRIFQILTLVVLARLLDPRAFGIVGLASLVIVGLRRVSKLGLDDALIYNKDENVDRYLNTVLVMKGVRGLVIGGLVFVAAPLIGQFFSEPALISIVRAMAIGSVVMGFQNPAIVYFKKDLNFHKEFAYEVGAEAVYFIVAFAYALVNPTVWALAFAYIARNVARFGLSYLLHEYRPWPSFDTDLAREMIDYGKWITGSSILNYISNEGDDIFVGWLLGSATLGFYQFAYRLSNAPATEVTHVISRVTFPAYSKIQDDMEALRAGFYRTIRLSTFLVAPMAVGIAVVAEPFVLAFLGEQWLPMVLPMQILAIYGLIRGYIASFGSVWRATGNQDYLVKLQALTIGLIAIPIYPAATEFGIAGVAATVVGVYVFIMMPLDMYLAAAAVEGSLQRLAIEFAYPLPGAAAMAAVVLWVQEMISVIPIVEFAVLVVVGAATYAVSVLLMEAGSEWGIINELRSLVRTI